One window of Nicotiana tomentosiformis chromosome 11, ASM39032v3, whole genome shotgun sequence genomic DNA carries:
- the LOC138901409 gene encoding uncharacterized protein → MPRDSLSAPVYVSTPVVDHVYRLCLISIGNLDTTLDLLLLDMVDFDVILGMDWLLPYHAILDCHTKMATLAMIGLPRLKWRGTPGHSPSTDISYVKAQHMVEKVYIANLAYIHDPSAKITSMDSVPVVHEFPEVFPTDLPVIPPDKDIDFCIDLAPGTQPISIPPCCMALAKLKELKEQL, encoded by the coding sequence atgcctcgtgattctttgagtgctcctgtctacgtgtccacgcctgtggtagatcatgtttatcgcttGTGTTTGATTTCTATTGGGAACCTTGACACTACtttagatcttctacttcttgatatggtggactttgatgttattttgggcatggattggttgttaccttatcacgctatattggactgtcacacCAAGATGGCAACCTTAGCTATGATAGGGCTTCCTCGATtaaagtggagagggactcctggccattctccTAGCACAGATATTTCTTATGTcaaggctcaacatatggtcgagaaggtatATATAGCAAATTTGGCCTATATTCATGATCCTAGTGCGAAGATtacttccatggattcagtaccagttgtgcacgagtttccagaggtgtttcctacagatttgccggTGATTCCACCCGACAAagatatcgacttctgtattgacttggctccaggcacccagcctatttctattccaccatgcTGTATGGCCCTTGCtaagttgaaggaactgaaggagcaATTGTAG